The following coding sequences are from one Pigmentibacter ruber window:
- a CDS encoding YjjG family noncanonical pyrimidine nucleotidase produces MKYSLIFFDADDTLFDFNKSQKIAFKEAITHFNINYHQDLLYFEYQKLNKELWTLLEKGDINANDLKILRFQKLFETHQIQQDPKIFADFYIEKISKSTHTIPYAEQLCHIIHANNIEIGIITNGFTDTQKPRLQASSLSKYFKSVTISEEVGVRKPQAEIFHLALTKHSHIPKEKVLMVGDNLEADIHGAKNAGLDTCWLHRTGLKTKQNANTNYIITELKQLIKILEINLNRPNF; encoded by the coding sequence ATGAAATACTCTTTAATATTTTTTGACGCTGATGATACTCTTTTTGACTTTAACAAGTCTCAGAAAATTGCTTTTAAAGAGGCAATTACTCATTTTAATATAAATTACCATCAGGATCTTTTATATTTTGAGTATCAAAAATTGAACAAAGAATTATGGACGTTATTGGAAAAAGGCGACATCAATGCCAATGACTTGAAAATTCTACGGTTTCAAAAATTATTTGAAACTCATCAAATTCAACAAGATCCAAAAATCTTTGCAGATTTTTATATCGAAAAAATTTCCAAAAGTACACATACCATCCCTTATGCGGAGCAGTTATGCCATATCATTCATGCAAATAATATTGAAATAGGAATTATCACGAATGGTTTTACAGATACCCAAAAGCCGCGTCTACAGGCATCGAGTTTAAGCAAATATTTTAAATCTGTTACTATCTCTGAAGAAGTGGGGGTAAGAAAACCACAAGCTGAAATATTTCATTTAGCTTTAACTAAGCATTCACATATACCTAAAGAAAAAGTGTTAATGGTTGGGGATAATTTAGAGGCTGATATCCATGGTGCAAAAAATGCAGGGCTCGACACTTGTTGGTTGCATAGAACCGGTCTCAAAACTAAACAAAATGCTAATACAAATTATATTATAACTGAGCTAAAGCAATTGATAAAAATTTTAGAAATAAACCTTAATCGTCCCAATTTTTAA
- a CDS encoding substrate-binding periplasmic protein: MSFKYLINFFLTISFLINGYGFAKEKKIITIGYFVAPTFIYENDRQQLVGPLYDFIRTIESISDYQFVFEKFNHTRMSHEIKLGHIQMMAMSAKQLENEYVINSEIPFMKDKPYLIARSDFKLNKITSVKQLENLTIGIKQDAAISNFLLENKSKLKFETSASTESIYLLILKLLGKRVDLIHGYSSHVFIYLARKNKISDKIKLVEIPGEYSAIYFGFSKKLDISDRDKLNKLIKYLLLEKKINLTEQIKNWDD, from the coding sequence ATGTCTTTTAAATATTTAATAAATTTTTTTCTGACAATTTCCTTTTTAATAAATGGGTATGGATTTGCAAAAGAAAAGAAAATTATAACAATTGGTTACTTTGTTGCTCCTACTTTTATATATGAAAATGATCGCCAGCAATTAGTTGGTCCTCTGTATGATTTTATTCGAACAATTGAAAGTATAAGTGACTACCAATTTGTGTTTGAAAAATTTAATCATACAAGAATGAGCCATGAAATAAAACTAGGCCATATTCAAATGATGGCCATGTCTGCTAAGCAATTAGAAAATGAGTATGTTATTAATAGTGAAATTCCTTTCATGAAAGATAAGCCTTACTTAATTGCAAGAAGTGATTTTAAATTAAATAAAATAACATCTGTGAAACAACTTGAAAATTTAACAATTGGAATAAAACAAGATGCTGCTATTAGTAATTTTTTATTGGAAAATAAAAGTAAATTAAAATTTGAAACTTCTGCTTCTACTGAATCTATATATTTGTTAATATTAAAACTTTTGGGGAAAAGAGTTGATTTAATTCATGGATATAGTTCTCATGTTTTTATTTATTTAGCAAGAAAAAATAAAATTAGTGATAAAATAAAGCTAGTTGAAATACCAGGGGAATACTCCGCAATTTATTTTGGATTTTCTAAGAAGTTAGATATATCAGATAGAGATAAGTTGAATAAATTAATTAAATATTTATTGCTTGAAAAGAAAATTAATTTAACTGAGCAAATTAAAAATTGGGACGATTAA
- the fabF gene encoding beta-ketoacyl-ACP synthase II yields the protein MKRVVVTGLGIVCPVGNNLEECWDNIIAGKSGIGKLTMFEPPENCVTIAGQVKNFEPTKYMNEKEVKRNQRFVQLAVAAAKMALENAKFEITPENQNHIGVSIGVGIGALGYLEDQSFIARTKGIRRVSPFTIPGFIGNMAAGVVSSETGAKGPNVCMATACSSGAHSIADALMYIQTGRAKAMICGGAESALSLIAYAGFGQMKALCSAHSDEPVKASRPFDKERSGFVMGEGSGILILEDYDSAKARGANIICEFAGFGASGDAFHFTSPAPEGEGGARAMQQALHTAGLKPEEIGYINAHGTSTELNDLCETQAIKTVFKEHAYKLNVSSTKSMTGHLLGAAGGIEAVFSVMALKTGMIPPTINYENPDEQCDLNYTPNKSEQRQLNAVLSNSFGFGGTNVSLAFKKFIP from the coding sequence ATGAAACGAGTTGTTGTTACAGGCCTTGGTATAGTCTGTCCTGTTGGAAATAATCTAGAGGAATGTTGGGATAATATTATAGCGGGCAAAAGCGGTATTGGGAAATTGACTATGTTCGAACCCCCTGAAAACTGCGTGACTATTGCTGGACAAGTTAAAAATTTTGAGCCAACAAAGTATATGAATGAAAAAGAAGTCAAGAGAAATCAAAGATTTGTTCAATTGGCTGTTGCGGCTGCAAAAATGGCACTTGAAAACGCTAAGTTTGAAATTACTCCCGAAAATCAAAATCATATTGGTGTTTCTATTGGAGTCGGTATTGGTGCGTTAGGATATTTAGAGGATCAATCTTTTATTGCAAGAACAAAAGGTATTAGAAGAGTTTCTCCATTCACCATTCCAGGTTTTATAGGAAATATGGCTGCTGGTGTCGTTTCATCTGAAACAGGTGCCAAAGGGCCAAATGTTTGTATGGCAACTGCTTGCTCAAGCGGAGCTCATTCAATTGCAGATGCATTAATGTATATTCAAACAGGAAGAGCAAAAGCTATGATCTGTGGGGGTGCTGAATCTGCTTTAAGCTTGATTGCTTACGCAGGCTTTGGGCAGATGAAAGCGCTTTGTAGTGCGCATTCAGATGAGCCTGTTAAAGCTTCAAGGCCTTTTGATAAGGAAAGAAGTGGCTTTGTAATGGGTGAAGGATCGGGAATTTTAATTCTTGAAGATTATGATTCCGCTAAAGCTAGAGGTGCAAATATAATTTGTGAATTTGCGGGTTTTGGTGCATCTGGTGATGCTTTTCATTTTACTTCACCAGCTCCAGAGGGAGAAGGTGGTGCGAGAGCAATGCAGCAAGCTTTGCATACTGCAGGATTGAAACCTGAAGAAATTGGATATATTAATGCGCATGGGACATCTACTGAATTAAATGATTTATGTGAAACTCAAGCAATTAAAACTGTATTTAAAGAACATGCTTATAAACTAAATGTTAGTTCAACAAAAAGTATGACTGGACACTTGCTAGGAGCTGCTGGTGGAATTGAAGCAGTATTTTCTGTAATGGCTTTAAAAACTGGAATGATTCCTCCTACTATAAATTATGAAAATCCAGACGAACAATGCGATTTAAATTACACTCCAAATAAATCTGAGCAACGTCAATTAAATGCTGTTTTATCTAATTCATTTGGGTTTGGTGGAACAAATGTTTCTTTAGCTTTCAAGAAATTTATTCCATAA
- a CDS encoding HAD family hydrolase, which translates to MNFLRNTILSKKAILWDFDGCLCDSEKVHYLAYAKAFQICNHQLNENDYFETFTHTGGGVAKEIEMYHLTCDPEAIRKEKAKIYWELILDKKAQFYKEIPKILQIATQNKVINAIASNSPAKEIELIISQYTDGNLPIDKIIGLETGMKKKPAPDLYLKALKDLNLSPKEVIVFEDSERGLIAAKEAGCEAIWIKTELNDRFTTDAPYISRMTHQELLEILTH; encoded by the coding sequence TTGAATTTTCTAAGAAATACAATACTTAGCAAAAAAGCAATACTTTGGGATTTCGACGGATGCCTTTGTGATTCTGAAAAAGTACACTACTTAGCTTATGCAAAAGCTTTTCAAATATGCAATCATCAACTTAACGAAAACGATTACTTTGAAACTTTCACACATACTGGTGGTGGAGTGGCTAAAGAAATTGAAATGTATCACTTAACTTGTGACCCAGAAGCCATTCGCAAAGAAAAAGCAAAAATATATTGGGAGCTTATTTTAGATAAAAAGGCACAATTTTATAAAGAAATTCCAAAAATCTTACAAATAGCCACTCAAAATAAAGTGATAAATGCAATAGCTAGCAACAGCCCAGCAAAAGAAATTGAACTCATAATCTCTCAATATACAGATGGAAATCTTCCTATCGATAAAATAATAGGGCTTGAAACAGGTATGAAGAAAAAACCAGCTCCTGACTTATATTTAAAAGCCTTAAAAGATTTAAATTTATCACCTAAAGAAGTCATCGTATTTGAAGATTCCGAGAGAGGCCTCATTGCAGCAAAAGAAGCTGGTTGTGAAGCAATATGGATAAAAACGGAATTAAATGATAGGTTCACTACAGATGCACCTTACATCTCTCGCATGACTCATCAAGAACTCTTAGAAATATTAACTCATTAA
- a CDS encoding lipoate--protein ligase family protein produces the protein MDNWVLNLPNTLWPKIAFKNGLEHPFLFRFFETKANVVVLSSSNKADTEVITQNCAKQNVPILRRKGGGGTVVLGEGCLILTFAFYAKDVFNNHNYFKLINQLWINALKDIGCPELTQNGISDICYLDKKIAGTSIFRKKHLLVYQGSLLVQPNLNLISELLAHPSKEPDYRQGRNHEEFLTTLNLLGCNLSTEKLALHCQEYFNKHICNFFENDVLIRE, from the coding sequence ATGGACAACTGGGTATTAAATTTACCCAATACTTTATGGCCAAAAATTGCATTCAAAAATGGACTAGAACATCCATTTTTGTTTCGTTTTTTTGAAACTAAAGCTAATGTAGTTGTCCTTTCAAGTTCAAATAAAGCTGATACTGAGGTCATTACTCAGAATTGTGCTAAACAAAATGTTCCAATCCTCCGCAGAAAGGGGGGTGGTGGAACAGTGGTACTAGGTGAAGGTTGCTTAATTTTAACTTTTGCATTTTATGCAAAAGATGTATTTAATAACCACAATTATTTCAAATTAATAAATCAACTTTGGATAAATGCCTTAAAAGATATTGGCTGTCCTGAATTAACACAAAATGGAATAAGTGATATTTGTTACCTAGACAAAAAAATAGCAGGGACAAGTATTTTTAGAAAAAAACATTTGCTTGTGTATCAAGGAAGTTTACTTGTTCAACCAAACCTGAATTTAATTTCTGAATTACTAGCCCATCCTTCCAAAGAACCTGATTATCGTCAGGGAAGAAATCATGAAGAGTTTTTAACGACTCTAAATTTATTAGGCTGTAATTTATCTACCGAAAAATTAGCATTACACTGTCAAGAATATTTTAATAAACATATCTGTAATTTCTTTGAAAATGATGTTTTGATAAGAGAATAA
- a CDS encoding histidine decarboxylase, giving the protein MENLDFTNYRNTLEEKYSELKKNKEFITGYPGNQNFDYSVLSKFFEFALNNIGDPLIQCNFTLNTHEFERDVIKFIANLYKKESDVWGYITNGGTEGNLTGIHIGRSHYPTGIIYFSSHSHYSVAKAIELTRSKSKCIPVLSNGEIDYNELEQKISENNNEPVIILANIGTTMTGAIDNIQKIKEILIKQKICNYYIHCDAAFHGLILPFCNLPTPLNLNDFHSISVSGHKLIGSPIPCGVFITHQIVVDKIKHYIEYIKSGDCTISGSRNGITPLILWCAIHQKTYDEFKYIVQECIIKAEYARDKMLQNGIHAWTNQYSPIVLFKKPSSEMIKKWSIAPYENIAHIITTPNLSYATIDKLIDDLVLYKEKSVD; this is encoded by the coding sequence ATGGAAAACTTAGACTTTACAAATTATAGAAATACTTTAGAAGAAAAATACTCAGAATTAAAAAAAAATAAAGAATTTATAACAGGCTATCCTGGAAATCAAAATTTTGATTATTCTGTTCTAAGTAAATTTTTTGAATTTGCTTTAAATAATATTGGTGATCCTTTAATACAATGTAACTTCACATTAAATACACATGAATTTGAAAGAGATGTTATCAAATTTATTGCAAATTTATATAAAAAAGAAAGTGATGTATGGGGCTATATAACAAATGGTGGCACAGAAGGAAATTTAACAGGAATTCATATTGGACGTTCACATTATCCAACTGGTATAATATATTTCAGTTCACATAGTCATTATAGTGTTGCAAAAGCAATTGAATTAACAAGAAGCAAATCAAAGTGTATTCCTGTCTTATCAAATGGAGAAATTGATTATAATGAATTAGAGCAAAAAATATCTGAAAATAACAACGAGCCTGTTATAATCTTAGCTAATATTGGAACAACAATGACAGGTGCTATAGATAACATTCAAAAAATTAAAGAAATATTAATTAAGCAAAAAATATGTAATTACTATATTCATTGTGATGCCGCATTTCATGGACTAATTCTACCTTTTTGCAATTTACCTACACCACTAAATTTAAATGATTTTCATAGTATTTCTGTAAGTGGACATAAATTAATTGGCTCCCCAATTCCATGTGGTGTATTTATTACACACCAGATTGTAGTTGATAAAATTAAACACTATATTGAATATATTAAAAGTGGTGATTGTACAATTTCTGGCTCAAGAAATGGTATCACTCCTTTAATTCTTTGGTGTGCTATACACCAAAAAACATATGATGAATTTAAATATATTGTTCAAGAATGTATAATTAAAGCAGAGTATGCTAGAGATAAAATGCTCCAAAATGGAATTCATGCTTGGACAAATCAGTATTCACCAATAGTATTATTTAAAAAACCTTCTAGTGAAATGATAAAAAAATGGAGTATAGCTCCATATGAAAATATTGCTCATATTATTACAACTCCTAATCTATCGTATGCAACAATTGATAAATTAATCGATGATTTAGTTTTATACAAAGAAAAATCAGTTGACTAG
- the prmC gene encoding peptide chain release factor N(5)-glutamine methyltransferase, with amino-acid sequence MMQSVEQNKRETVWTIREILNWTTKRFANSGIDTPLLDAQLLLSHVLNLPKVQLYIQIDKPLNEIERKKYRDLVTKRLQGVPVAYLLQKKYWHELELFVDERVLIPRPETETMLDIVLQFLKLKNIFPTLIYDFCTGSGCLAIALARKYPNAKVIAIDISEDALKVAKINAEQNKVSNVKFLQLDLNIEENYLYLQKEFGCAEVIISNPPYVTFEEWENLDISVKNYEPKLALVSEDMGLKIGKNITNFTKKYNLLKSSEYIFTMELAHDQPEKVLEKNIKSYSSNHSPWSFPKEQYFSLCDLEDKNRFLVSLNYTEN; translated from the coding sequence ATGATGCAAAGCGTTGAGCAAAATAAAAGAGAAACTGTTTGGACTATTCGAGAAATTTTGAATTGGACAACAAAACGGTTTGCAAATAGTGGGATAGATACCCCGCTTTTAGATGCACAATTGTTACTAAGTCATGTTTTAAATTTACCTAAAGTACAGCTTTATATTCAGATAGATAAGCCATTAAATGAAATAGAACGTAAAAAATATCGTGATCTTGTAACAAAAAGATTACAAGGCGTACCTGTAGCTTATTTATTGCAAAAGAAATATTGGCATGAATTAGAATTATTTGTTGATGAAAGAGTTCTAATTCCTCGTCCTGAGACAGAGACTATGCTCGATATAGTTTTGCAATTTTTAAAATTAAAAAATATTTTTCCAACTCTAATCTATGATTTTTGTACAGGATCAGGTTGCTTAGCAATAGCGTTAGCAAGAAAATACCCAAATGCAAAAGTTATTGCTATAGATATTTCTGAAGATGCTTTGAAAGTAGCAAAGATAAATGCAGAACAAAATAAGGTAAGTAATGTTAAGTTTTTGCAACTCGATTTGAATATTGAAGAAAATTATTTATATTTACAGAAAGAATTTGGCTGTGCAGAAGTTATAATAAGTAATCCTCCATATGTAACATTTGAGGAATGGGAAAATTTGGATATCTCTGTAAAAAATTATGAACCCAAATTAGCTTTAGTCAGTGAAGATATGGGGCTAAAAATTGGCAAAAATATTACTAATTTTACTAAGAAATATAATTTACTAAAATCTTCTGAGTATATTTTTACTATGGAATTAGCTCATGATCAGCCTGAAAAAGTTTTAGAGAAAAATATTAAAAGTTATTCGAGCAATCATTCACCTTGGAGTTTTCCTAAAGAGCAGTATTTTTCCTTGTGTGATTTAGAAGATAAAAATCGTTTTTTAGTTTCTTTAAATTATACTGAAAATTAA
- the prfA gene encoding peptide chain release factor 1, producing the protein MIQQLAKIERRFLELESLLARPEVISNNSEFRKLSKERADLEETVRLYREFKKIEEETVSTEELIAESTGEMRDMAYEELRTLKERYSELEKELSIHLLPKDPNDGKNIFLEIRAGAGGDEASLFAGQLFRAYARYAERRKWKMEIMSLNENELGGTKEVIAMIEGEGVYSVLKYESGVHRVQRVPQTEAQGRVHTSTITVAVLPEADDVEISINENDLRIDTYRAGGAGGQHVNRTDSAVRITHIPSGIVVACQDERSQIKNRAKAMKILQAKLFEAAEIEKEKAFSEERKSQVGRGDRSERIRTYNFPQSRVTDHRINYTIHSIDAFMEGDIQDMLDMLRQYYQAEALKLQAEGK; encoded by the coding sequence ATGATACAACAGTTAGCTAAAATTGAACGTAGATTTTTAGAGTTAGAGAGTCTTCTAGCAAGACCAGAAGTGATTTCTAATAATTCAGAGTTTCGGAAATTAAGCAAAGAACGTGCAGATCTGGAAGAAACTGTTCGGCTGTATCGTGAATTTAAAAAAATAGAAGAAGAAACAGTATCTACTGAGGAGCTTATTGCAGAAAGCACTGGTGAAATGCGGGATATGGCTTATGAAGAACTCAGGACATTGAAAGAGCGCTATTCTGAGTTGGAAAAAGAACTTTCTATTCATTTGTTACCTAAAGATCCAAATGATGGAAAAAATATTTTCTTAGAAATTCGTGCCGGTGCTGGTGGTGATGAGGCAAGTCTTTTTGCTGGGCAATTATTCAGGGCTTATGCTCGTTATGCTGAGCGTAGGAAATGGAAAATGGAAATTATGTCCCTCAATGAGAATGAATTAGGTGGGACAAAAGAAGTAATTGCTATGATTGAAGGCGAAGGGGTTTACAGCGTTCTGAAGTATGAAAGTGGAGTGCATAGAGTGCAACGCGTTCCTCAAACAGAAGCGCAAGGCCGGGTGCATACGTCTACTATCACGGTAGCTGTCCTGCCTGAAGCTGATGATGTTGAAATCTCTATTAACGAAAATGACTTGCGGATAGATACCTATCGTGCTGGTGGTGCTGGAGGCCAGCATGTAAATAGAACTGATTCTGCTGTGCGTATTACTCACATACCAAGTGGTATTGTTGTTGCATGCCAAGATGAACGTTCACAAATAAAGAACCGTGCAAAAGCCATGAAAATTCTGCAAGCAAAACTTTTTGAAGCTGCAGAAATTGAAAAAGAAAAAGCTTTTTCTGAAGAAAGAAAATCGCAAGTTGGAAGAGGCGATAGAAGTGAACGGATTCGTACTTACAATTTTCCTCAATCCCGTGTAACTGATCACAGAATAAATTATACTATCCATTCAATAGATGCTTTTATGGAAGGTGACATTCAAGATATGCTTGATATGTTAAGGCAATATTATCAAGCAGAAGCGTTAAAGTTACAAGCTGAAGGTAAATAA
- the rpmE gene encoding 50S ribosomal protein L31, whose product MRENIHPKFGPCEVHCACGNTFETRGTKNVLKVETCSVCHPFWTGNHKVLDTAGRIERFNRKYAAAKANQTNK is encoded by the coding sequence ATGAGAGAGAACATACATCCTAAATTTGGCCCATGCGAAGTACACTGCGCTTGCGGTAACACATTTGAAACTCGTGGTACAAAAAATGTGCTAAAAGTAGAAACTTGTAGTGTATGCCACCCATTCTGGACAGGAAACCATAAAGTTCTTGATACTGCTGGGCGTATTGAACGTTTTAACCGTAAATACGCTGCTGCAAAAGCAAATCAAACAAACAAGTAA
- a CDS encoding GIN domain-containing protein, with the protein MNSYYQNRVLGYFSSIAIANDFDVEIFVGKPQGLEIRSKEGLFAKVLTEVNSFGKLYIRMEEDFSPILRPQIIIHTHVLNSLYIRDTVCASVLDIRGEHFSFEGTDTSQSNLIGYVENFKINMFGSAKLNAVELEAKNISVSCNHTSQIRLFAHNTIAGSAYGKSYLHYKGNPELAIFNAGQSFISAL; encoded by the coding sequence ATGAATTCATATTACCAAAATAGAGTATTGGGCTATTTCTCATCCATTGCTATTGCAAACGATTTTGATGTCGAAATTTTTGTTGGAAAACCACAAGGACTAGAAATCAGAAGCAAGGAAGGCCTTTTCGCTAAAGTTCTCACCGAAGTGAACTCCTTTGGTAAATTATATATTCGAATGGAGGAAGACTTCAGTCCTATTCTACGCCCACAAATTATAATTCATACTCATGTATTAAATTCTCTGTATATAAGAGACACAGTATGTGCAAGTGTATTAGACATTAGAGGTGAACATTTTAGTTTTGAAGGAACGGATACTAGCCAATCTAATTTAATAGGGTATGTAGAAAACTTCAAAATAAATATGTTTGGCTCAGCAAAACTAAATGCCGTTGAATTAGAAGCTAAAAATATTTCAGTTTCTTGTAATCATACTTCACAAATTCGTTTATTTGCACATAATACAATAGCAGGTTCCGCCTATGGTAAATCGTATTTGCATTATAAAGGAAATCCTGAGTTAGCAATTTTTAATGCAGGACAGTCTTTTATATCAGCATTGTAA
- a CDS encoding leucine-rich repeat domain-containing protein, translating into MLLKRLILTVATFSFLTCLNVTASEYGLSFQNEKMINTDSVIDNSNNQLSDINSLFNGEINNKITTIDLSNNIIKNISYDDVLRLKEHYPNLTNLNLEHNFIKDANSLMQLESLKVLNLNFNKLEKIPEDIGNLINLEELQISGRNKCSLINGCFDFFGIKQGHIKTVPKSMIKLKNLKVLNLSYNYLSKNLTEPEVFNSLLNTLNILDFSSTEVKRIHVSTLYKIKDIKGKFIPSHSTASEINSKTHLIYIKNTPLEHTINYIKSFKNNLIIGGNFKDIDTCITYE; encoded by the coding sequence ATGCTTTTAAAAAGATTAATTTTAACAGTTGCAACCTTTAGTTTCTTAACTTGTTTAAATGTTACTGCCAGTGAATACGGTTTATCCTTTCAAAATGAAAAAATGATAAATACTGATTCAGTAATTGATAATTCAAATAATCAATTATCAGATATTAACTCATTATTTAATGGAGAAATTAATAATAAAATTACTACCATAGACTTAAGTAATAATATTATAAAAAATATTTCATATGATGATGTTTTAAGATTAAAAGAGCACTACCCAAATTTGACAAATCTTAATCTTGAGCACAATTTTATAAAAGACGCTAATTCTTTAATGCAATTAGAATCTTTAAAAGTTCTAAATTTAAATTTCAATAAATTAGAAAAAATACCTGAAGACATTGGAAATCTTATTAACTTAGAAGAACTACAAATAAGTGGCAGAAATAAATGCTCTTTAATAAATGGATGTTTTGATTTCTTTGGTATCAAACAGGGGCATATAAAAACAGTTCCAAAATCAATGATAAAATTAAAAAATCTTAAAGTACTTAATTTAAGTTATAACTATCTTTCAAAAAATTTAACTGAACCGGAAGTGTTTAATTCACTTTTAAATACATTAAATATTCTTGACTTCAGTAGTACAGAAGTTAAAAGAATACATGTTTCTACATTATATAAAATTAAAGATATAAAAGGAAAATTCATTCCAAGTCATAGTACAGCTTCCGAGATTAATTCTAAAACACATTTAATTTATATTAAAAATACTCCTCTTGAACATACTATAAATTACATTAAATCTTTTAAAAACAACCTAATTATAGGTGGAAATTTTAAGGATATAGATACTTGCATAACATATGAATAA
- a CDS encoding YcaO-like family protein, translating into MLFEREFSEKSAHLFWEECIQALNLTYKLEHIGKNIVTTVCNLIPEKELPNQLINSLIGIGKGRSFAQSNLSAKYEAIQHYLETIYNNKEIVLYYYTLEEVKLNNIFILPGEPEEDFYESILPDKKIAWLKMRSLLHYNSVIHFPIACFDPYSVYLSPDEVDYKDKYFLSNDNGCAIGCSQNEALIHGISEIIERDSISLFLIKVFLCKQKIKILNIKSLPTHLQELCAQVEFEIQSEIVIVDLESSFKIQAFAVFAKNPGSDTPYKGYGASLSHDYAIERALLECVQYYHLCNKYHWNEEASDLFVDIEDENYLQAAKLNIFNLLEKKFFDVIDYQCQESVIHLSSKNYLNEILLDIKENGFDVFFTQLYPFNNSVSLVKCFMPEIENFYAICYGYIPLIKKRGKKLIELYS; encoded by the coding sequence ATGCTTTTTGAAAGGGAATTTTCAGAAAAATCTGCTCATTTGTTTTGGGAAGAATGCATTCAGGCACTGAATCTAACTTATAAGCTTGAGCATATAGGGAAGAATATTGTTACTACTGTCTGCAATTTAATCCCAGAAAAGGAATTACCCAATCAGTTAATTAATTCTTTAATTGGGATAGGTAAAGGAAGAAGTTTTGCGCAGTCTAATCTCAGTGCTAAGTATGAAGCAATTCAGCACTATTTAGAAACAATTTACAATAACAAAGAAATTGTTCTTTACTATTACACTCTAGAAGAAGTAAAATTAAATAATATTTTTATTTTACCAGGAGAACCTGAAGAAGACTTCTACGAAAGTATTTTGCCAGATAAAAAAATAGCTTGGCTTAAAATGCGTTCACTTCTACATTACAATTCTGTGATTCATTTTCCAATTGCTTGTTTTGATCCTTATAGTGTTTATTTAAGTCCCGATGAAGTTGACTATAAAGATAAATACTTTTTATCGAATGACAATGGTTGTGCAATTGGCTGTAGTCAAAATGAAGCATTGATACATGGTATTTCAGAAATTATAGAGAGAGATTCAATATCTCTATTTTTAATTAAAGTATTTTTATGTAAGCAAAAAATAAAGATTTTGAATATAAAATCTTTGCCTACACATTTACAAGAGTTATGTGCGCAAGTTGAATTTGAAATTCAATCTGAAATTGTGATTGTTGATTTGGAAAGTTCTTTTAAAATACAAGCATTTGCTGTTTTTGCGAAGAATCCCGGTAGTGATACTCCCTACAAAGGGTATGGGGCATCTTTATCGCATGATTATGCAATTGAAAGAGCATTATTGGAATGTGTGCAATATTATCACCTGTGTAATAAGTATCATTGGAATGAAGAAGCCTCAGATTTATTTGTAGATATTGAAGATGAAAATTATCTACAAGCAGCTAAACTTAATATTTTTAATTTACTTGAAAAAAAGTTTTTTGATGTTATTGACTATCAGTGCCAAGAAAGTGTGATTCATTTATCTAGTAAAAATTATTTAAATGAAATTTTATTAGATATAAAAGAAAATGGGTTTGATGTTTTTTTCACTCAACTTTATCCTTTTAATAATAGTGTTTCATTAGTTAAGTGTTTTATGCCAGAAATTGAAAATTTCTACGCTATTTGTTATGGCTATATTCCTCTTATAAAAAAAAGAGGAAAAAAATTAATAGAGTTATATTCCTAA